The Pelecanus crispus isolate bPelCri1 chromosome 30, bPelCri1.pri, whole genome shotgun sequence genome contains a region encoding:
- the CAPNS1 gene encoding LOW QUALITY PROTEIN: calpain small subunit 1 (The sequence of the model RefSeq protein was modified relative to this genomic sequence to represent the inferred CDS: substituted 1 base at 1 genomic stop codon): MFLVKGLLGGGWGRGGGGGGAPRGHWLCAGGGCXVGGGGGGAGGAMGVLGGVISAIRRAAQYNPEPPPPRAHISTVDANESEEVRQFRRLFTQLAGDDMEVSPTELMNILNKVVTRHPDLKTDGFGLDTCRSMVAVMDSDTTGKLGFEEFKYLWNNIKKWQGIYKQFDRDRSGTIGVQELPGAFEAAGFRLPAPLWGVLGRRYGDEQGNLDFDNFISCLVRLDAMFRAFKSLDRDGSGQIRISLQEWLQLTMYS, translated from the exons ATGTTCCTGGTgaaggggctgctggggggggggtgggggcggggggggggcggggggggggctccccgggggcattggctctgtgctggggggggctgctgagtgggggggggtgggggcggcgctgggggggccatgggggtcctggggggcgTCATCAGTGCCATCAG GCGGGCCGCCCAGTATAACCCCGAGCCCCCG cccccccgcgCCCACATCTCCACGGTGGATGCCAACGAGAGCGAGGAGGTGCGGCAGTTCCGGCGGCTCTTCACCCAGCTCGCCGGGGAC GACATGGAGGTCAGCCCCACCGAGCTCATGAACATCCTCAACAAGGTCGTCACCCGCC ATCCCGACCTGAAGACAGACGGCTTTGGCCTCGACACCTGCCGCAGCATGGTGGCCGTGATGGAT aGTGACACGACCGGGAAACTCGGCTTCGAGGAGTTCAAGTACCTGTGGAACAACATCAAGAAGTGGCAG GGCATCTACAAGCAGTTCGACAGAGACCGCTCGGGGACCATCGGGGtgcaggagctgccgggggcCTTCGAGGCCGCAG gtttCCGGCTGCCGGCCCCGCTTTGGGGGGTTCTGGGCCGTCGCTACGGCGACGAGCAGGGGAACCTCGATTTCGACAACTTCATCAGCTGCCTCGTGCGCCTGGATGCCATGTTCC gTGCCTTCAAGTCGCTGGACCGGGACGGGAGCGGGCAGATCCGCATCAGCCTGCAGGag TGGCTGCAGCTCACCATGTACTCCTGA